The Sphingomonas sp. OV641 genome includes a window with the following:
- a CDS encoding recombinase family protein — protein sequence MVINWNTSENDKPPDPPRVRAAEYVRMSTEHQQYSTDNQATAIRRFADTHGYEIVHTYKDDGKSGLNLSGRSGLISLLADIDAGRTDFKALLVYDVSRLGRFQDPDEAATHELRIRAAGIQVEYCAEQFRNDGSISSSIIKTVKRTMAAEYSRELSVKVFAGQANLIRRGCRQGGPAGFGLRRLLVDVNGEPKGELGRGEHKSIATDRVILVPGPPEEIAVVQEVYRLFTETAMPERDIATMLNARGLVTDLGRAWTKGTVHQLLINEKYVGDNVWARTSFKLKRQHVLNAEEEWIRAEGAFAPIVDRAVFGRARAIIDARSARLSDEAMLELLASIFRAKGLLTGLIIDEAEDAPSSSTYRTRFGSLLRAYELVGFAPDRDYRYLEINRKLRQLHPGIVADTMAALEQAGGTVVRDPETDLLSVNNEFTASLVVVRCVQTAAGALRWKIRLDTVLKPDLTVAVRMAPGNELTRDYYLLPRLDMGDAVLRLCEHNGLSLDAYRFDDLSAFHRMAARRLWRAAA from the coding sequence ATGGTCATCAACTGGAACACATCTGAGAACGACAAGCCACCAGATCCGCCGCGGGTGCGAGCGGCAGAATATGTCCGCATGTCGACCGAACATCAGCAATATTCGACCGACAACCAGGCGACCGCGATCCGACGCTTTGCTGACACGCACGGCTACGAGATCGTCCACACCTACAAGGACGATGGGAAGAGCGGCCTCAATCTTTCGGGTCGCTCTGGGCTAATAAGCCTGCTAGCGGATATCGACGCGGGCCGCACCGATTTTAAAGCGCTGCTCGTCTACGACGTGAGCCGGCTCGGCCGCTTCCAAGATCCGGACGAGGCGGCCACGCACGAGCTGCGCATCCGCGCTGCCGGCATCCAGGTCGAGTATTGCGCGGAGCAGTTCCGCAACGACGGCAGCATCAGCTCGTCCATCATCAAGACCGTCAAGCGCACCATGGCAGCGGAGTACAGCCGCGAGTTGTCGGTCAAGGTTTTCGCAGGGCAAGCCAACCTCATCCGGCGCGGCTGCCGCCAAGGCGGGCCGGCCGGCTTCGGGCTGCGCCGGCTGCTTGTGGACGTGAACGGGGAGCCGAAGGGCGAACTCGGCCGAGGCGAGCATAAAAGCATCGCAACCGATCGCGTCATCCTCGTGCCGGGGCCGCCGGAGGAGATAGCGGTGGTCCAGGAAGTCTACCGGCTGTTCACCGAGACGGCGATGCCTGAGCGCGACATCGCGACCATGCTCAACGCGCGTGGGCTCGTCACCGATCTCGGACGCGCCTGGACTAAGGGCACCGTCCACCAGCTGCTCATCAACGAGAAATATGTCGGCGATAACGTTTGGGCGCGCACATCCTTCAAGCTGAAGCGGCAGCACGTCCTGAATGCAGAAGAGGAGTGGATCAGGGCCGAGGGTGCGTTTGCGCCGATTGTCGACCGGGCCGTGTTCGGCCGGGCACGCGCCATCATTGATGCGCGCTCGGCACGGCTGAGCGATGAGGCGATGCTCGAACTGCTGGCTTCGATCTTCCGCGCCAAGGGCTTGCTGACCGGCCTCATCATTGACGAAGCCGAGGATGCACCGTCCAGCAGCACCTATCGCACCCGCTTCGGCAGCCTGCTGCGCGCCTACGAGCTGGTTGGCTTCGCTCCAGATCGCGACTATCGCTATCTGGAGATCAACCGGAAGCTGCGGCAGCTCCATCCCGGTATCGTCGCCGATACGATGGCCGCGCTGGAGCAGGCCGGCGGTACGGTTGTTCGCGATCCCGAGACCGACCTCCTCTCCGTGAATAATGAGTTCACCGCCTCGCTGGTGGTGGTGCGCTGTGTCCAGACCGCGGCAGGTGCGCTGCGCTGGAAGATCAGGCTCGATACCGTGCTCAAACCTGACCTGACGGTCGCGGTACGCATGGCGCCCGGCAATGAGCTTACCCGCGACTATTATCTCCTCCCCCGGCTCGACATGGGCGACGCCGTGCTGCGCCTGTGCGAGCACAACGGGCTGTCGCTCGACGCCTATCGGTTCGATGATCTGTCCGCCTTTCACCGCATGGCGGCACGACGCTTATGGAGGGCTGCCGCATGA